AAGCATAGTATCCAAGCCCGGCACGTTTCTAAGCAGAGCCTTTTTGAGGTCTGAATTATCCGTGTCAAAAACTATATACCTTCTGCCCTCTGCCCATTGCCAACCTCTACCCCTTGCGGACACTAAGGTCAAAGCACAAGAAAGACCACTGGCTCCACCACCTACAATAGCTACATCGTACTTCATAAAGACTATTATACAGCAACTCAACCATTTTTTACTTTCTTACAAACACCTCCTTTCCCTCCTCTTTCTTCTCAAAAGCAGAGGATTTTATGTTTTTGAGAGCCTCTCTTATCTTTTTCTTTTCCCCTGCTATGGCTTTTATCTTCTCAAGTTCTTCCTTGCTAAAACAACACATGATAGCACCTCCTTACGCTTGATGTTTTTATCCTACGCATCTATGATAGAAGGGTTATGTTTTGAATCATAAAAGCCCTACCATATCCTTTCACCTGCATCCATTCACTGTTTCACTTCCTACAAAAGCCCTATTTATTACATCAAAGTAAGTTATTTCCACAAGGCATTGGTCTTTATCTCTCAAAGCCCTGCAGTTTATTTCTATATCGTTCCACTTACCAGTGGCAGAGCCATATCTTTGGCAAAAGCCTGCTATTTGCTGACCTATTTCTTTAGCTTGGGGAGGTATTTGGAAGTATTTTGGTTTGCCTATGCTTTCCAATTGACCTTGACAGAAGGTGTAAGTCCAAGTTTCTGGCACACTTCTTACACCAGGAGGTGCTGCAAGGTTTATCTTAGCCACTTCCACCCTTGTGCATCCTCTTGCATCCTTTTCCACTATTCTTGTAGTCCACATAATGTATCCATCTCTTACCGTTATAGGTCTTCCCTCCTGTGCTGCCCTCTGAGCTACTTCATAGCCAGGTCCTCCTTGAATGGTAGAGGGTTGAGGCATTTGATGGAATATTTGAACTTGAGCTGTATGTTGAGCTTGAAGGATTTGACGCATTGGTTGTATTTGAGTTTCTTGTGCAGTGTAGCTTTCTGAGTGCTTTATCTTTATGTCAATTCTTTGTTCTGCTTCCATTGGCTTTTCTGTTATGTAAGCAGTAAGAGAAACAGACACGCATTCTTTTGTTGTGAATTCTGCAGGACTTACTTCCTGTGCAGTAGCCATTGCTGTTAGGCAGGCTAAGAGGAGAAGCTTTTTCATTGTTCTAAGCTCCTAAATCCTTATTATATNNNNNNNNNNNNNNNNNNNNNNNNNNNNNNNNNNNNNNNNNNNNNNNNNNNNNNNNNNNNNNNNNNNNNNNNNNNNNNNNNNNNNNNNNNNNNNNNNNNNAGTTCAAAAGAGAAGCCCTAAAACACATAGAGGTCATTTATGAGCCAGAGAAGGATATTCATTGAAAAGCTCGCAAAGGCTATAGAAAGGTTGGAAGAGGTGCTAAAGCTGGAAAAAAACGCAGTGGTTAGAGATTCCGCCATACAGAGGTTTGAATTTACCTTTGACCTTGCGTGGAAAACCCTCAAGCTTTATCTTGAAGAGGTGGAAGGTCTTGAATGCAGGTCTCCAAAGGGATGCCTAAGGCTTGCCTTTTCTGTTGGTCTAATAGATAACGACCCCTATTGGCTTCAGATATGTGACTATAGAAACCTTACCTCCCACACCTACGATGAGGAGTTAGCGGATAAAATATACGAAGAACTGCCAAAGGTGTTAGAATACTTTAAAAGGCTTTACGGATTGATATCATGATAGAACAGTTATCAAAAAGTCTAAGTGCGGAGGTTTTACAGACTCATACAAGCTGGGTATTGCTTTTAGAGAAGGTGGTTTACAAGATTAAAAAGCCAGTAAACTTTGGCTTTCTGGACTATTCTACCTTAGAGAAAAGGCTTGAAAACTGCAAAAAAGAGCTGGAGCTAAACAGAAGGCTATGTGGATGGGTATACATGGATGTGGTTCCCATAAGTTATGTAGATGGTGAATATCGTATAGAAGACCCCTCAAACCCAGTGGAGTATGCGGTGAAGATGAGAAGGATACCAGAGGAAAGGCTTCTAAAAAACATGCTTTCAAAGGTCTCTCAAGAGGACATGAAAGAACTTGCAAGACATATAGCAAACTTCCATGCAAAGGCAGAGAGGCGAGATGAGTTCGGAAGGCTTGAGGTAATGAAGTTCAACACCGACGAAAACTTTTTACAAACTGAAAAATACATAGGCATAACCATAGACAAGGAAGACTACGAGTTTATCAAGGAGAAAACAGAAGACTTTTATAGAAAATACTCAGACCTTTTTGAAAAACGCATAAAGGACGGACGCATCAAAGACGGACATGGAGATATAAGGCTTGAGCATGTGGCTTTTTTAGAGGAAGGTATCTGTGTTTTTGACTGTATTGAGTTTAATGACAGGTTTAGGTGTGGTGATGTAATAAACGATATGTGCTTTCTCTCTATGGAGCTTGAGCTTGTAGGAAGAAGAGACCTCTCTCAAGTCTATGAAGAAGAATACAAGAAAATAACGCAGGATGAAGAGTTTGACCTCTTTTTGCCCTTTTTCAAATGCTACAGAGCTTATGTGAGAGGAAAGGTAAACAGCTTTTTGCTTGATGACCCTCA
Above is a genomic segment from Aquificaceae bacterium containing:
- a CDS encoding gluconokinase produces the protein MIEQLSKSLSAEVLQTHTSWVLLLEKVVYKIKKPVNFGFLDYSTLEKRLENCKKELELNRRLCGWVYMDVVPISYVDGEYRIEDPSNPVEYAVKMRRIPEERLLKNMLSKVSQEDMKELARHIANFHAKAERRDEFGRLEVMKFNTDENFLQTEKYIGITIDKEDYEFIKEKTEDFYRKYSDLFEKRIKDGRIKDGHGDIRLEHVAFLEEGICVFDCIEFNDRFRCGDVINDMCFLSMELELVGRRDLSQVYEEEYKKITQDEEFDLFLPFFKCYRAYVRGKVNSFLLDDPHYEKKDEAKKLARRLFKLSRSYAETIP
- a CDS encoding HI0074 family nucleotidyltransferase substrate-binding subunit; its protein translation is MSQRRIFIEKLAKAIERLEEVLKLEKNAVVRDSAIQRFEFTFDLAWKTLKLYLEEVEGLECRSPKGCLRLAFSVGLIDNDPYWLQICDYRNLTSHTYDEELADKIYEELPKVLEYFKRLYGLIS